CACTTCTGACGATTCTCGATGTGTGTGACCCCCATTCAGACGTGTGCGCACAATATCCTATCGGGGGGTAGCTATTGGTGAGAACCCACACAGCTACTGGggatcaaccaatcagacttGGTGGAGACTGCATCCACTTATCACCATCTGTCACACCAACAGCTGTAAGCTAATAGCCATTAAGCACGTATACAGGTATTAATCAAGCAGCAACAGTGTTCCAAACTAACTAGACTTTGGCAGTATGCATATTGCAATGTGCCAGTACGTAGGAAAGTGACATGACCGGTGtcctttctttgtttttctctctttttgggTTGGCTTACCTTTGCTTCTCGTCACCGACTAACTGTAATAAGCTGCGAGAAGGCCAAGAGAGCTACAAGGGCAGAGGTTGTATCCCTCGGAATGCAACGAGACATGTTTGAAACAGGAGAACACTGGAAGTTTGGTCTTTGGCTGAGACACAGCTGTTTGTTGACCTTTGAGCAGAGCAGGGTGCTTCTCTGTGAAGAGAACAATAGCCATGATGGAATACTTCATTTTACTGAAGTGCATTATCTAGTCAAAAGACTCCTCTTAAAGCCTTGGGAATTGGGGTTTCAGTTTTACTTCTTAAATTGACTTTTCTTGAAAtgccagttgttttttatttttatttgtatcaTTGTAGAACACTGAATTTTAAAGTTTTCCATGTCTATGTTTTAAATAGATGtaaaaattatatatatacattaaacTTGAGTATGCCCCAGGACCAGGGGTATTGACATGTCTGTCAGGTTTTTTGTGGTTGGGTTGTACGCAAAGTTTCTGTTGCAGCCGACTGCATAAACCAATGTGATGCACCTGTTCAGCCTGTACTGGGTAATCCGACTTCAACCAAAGGGATCGCAATCCTCACTTTCCCATACTAAATCTTCATATGTTGAACATTGGAGATCTGAGAAAGGGTATTAATCATCTTATGCATTTATACTATGGCAGATGCAATATTAAATATAGTGATATTTTTTACAAGGAATGATTTTTATGTTAACAAATGGCAGTCAATATTGCCAGCTTTGACCTTATCAGGCATGATCATATGTGAAAAGTATTTTTTAACCAGACTTATCTACATGTTATTATGTACTATGCATCAAGTATTAGAATCTTGTTTCTTTAAAACAGGGGGTCCATCACATACATGGTCAATCATGAAGTTCAACATATCGCCAAACTCTGGATGTATTGATAAAATGTGTCTTTTATTACAGACTCTGGAGATATTAAAATTGCACCTGTTTCAGACATTTTCTCTtcaactttctctttttttttatccctttTAGTTAAGCACCAGTGTTAGATTAATATTAACCAGCTAAAGATTCACTGACAATTATTTTAACCTAAAACTCAACTGAGTCACGTAGAAAAATACAGCATTTGTTGTTAGTCTATTACAATCAGTAGTACAAGAAAATATTACAGGAGATCCTTAAATAACTTGTGAACCCTTGTAATAcatcaggtaaaaaaaaaaaaaaccttcaaagCTTGGGTCGATATAATTTCACTTGCAGAAATATtggcacgtttttttttttttattaaataacTTGGCTTTTCAGATCTCCAATGAGTTCcaattcataataataataataataataataataaaaaaacatgccTTCAGACAATAAACAATCCTTTTGCTCTGAGTGAGAGAAACATCAGGCATGGTTGAGGAATGCACAAATGGTGACCACAAACCATGATAACGCATGTTGGCCAGGCTGAGTTGGTCATTTTCTTCATGGGTTAGGATCATTACAGTTTGTCTGTAAGGGCAATACACCAAGATGAGAGCCACTTGATTTGAGTTTTTGGTTGGTCAGGACTGCCGTCTCTCAACATCTCCTTTCCTGACCCGTATAAATTACAACCTTTGAAAAAATATAGTGTATACAACTCATAAGTTACAGTTCTTCAAGCATCCTTCCCTTATTGTGCTTAAAGGAGTGCTTTTCTTTGCagctgttgtctttttttttttttttttccccgtcaAGTCCATCTGCATGAGGTATGAAGTTACTGTAGACTGTCAACAAAAGGCCTTTGTAGCTTCCAAAGGAAGACTTCCAGAGAAAAGATTCCACAGTACAGTAGCAAATGTGATGCAGAGGAAAATAGTATATTTAAGTAAGCTGAAAAGTAGTATCCTGAGTTGGCCGCGCTCGAACCCTGGTCTCTTCGGTCAACAATCaagtggcagaaaaaaaaaagagctgaaCGGCCAATCACTGCGGTCCTCCAGAGAGAGCGTCCTGAGGACAGGCAGACTCGCCAACTGCCACGTTGTAATGACGGTCATCCTCCGTTACCAGGCAAAGACAGGGCCAGTCTTGAACATGGTCGTCAGGGTAATGTGTGATGAACTCTTCCGTCTCAGCCATGTACAGGCGATAGGCCTTGATGGTGTGACGCAGAGCATAACCCAAGAGAAACATCTCCACCTGTAACGCACAAAGATAATACAGAAGAGTTGGTTCGGTTATATCAACACAACTTGATCACTTTCCCATCTGGCAGTGAAAGGGTGCCTTTGTAGAGGCCAACGCAAGGTGATGCCAGTAAtgtcaacaaacttgttttcttCCAATCTGCGTTGAAATCACCtatcacaaacatacagtatgggtgGGTACACCAACAAGAATCAGTTAAAACCACATAGCGTCATTCCATTACAGTAACTCTACGTCAAGTATGGTCTGGTTTAATGGTTTTGTACCACATGCTAAATCATATGAATTAGGGAGAGTCTAGAAACAATGTAATTCGTGTCAATCTGATTAAAAGACTCTTAATGTAAATGATTTATAGCTGAGTAGTAGTGCAGTGGGTTAAACTATTAGTTGGCTAACAGCCCTTCCGCTGCTGGGCATGAGGTGAGGTAATTGTGTGGTAAGGGAGTGGGTGAACCTCCATCACTTCAAACGAGCGATTAATGCTTATGCAATCATTCTGGCATTGCGTACTTCGGTAGGTTCATTAGATTCATAAAGTGGAATTAATCTAGATAGACATATTGTGACACGATGGGTGAATGTAGCAATGCATTGACCTGATAAAACAAAGGGACAAAGAGTGGGTGGGTGCCTAGGTGATCAGACTGGTTCTAATGTTCTTCATGTTCTCTATGGACATGGTGGCCTATTCCTGATATGATATGAGTTTAAAATGATCACAATCTGTGTAGTATGTATGTTTGCACATAATGGATTGATAAAGGATTGGTGatttaacacagacacaggactTCTAAGAAGTAGCATACATGTTAACTGAAACAACAGTAACAGAAACGGTCTCACCTGCTCCAAACCCCCACTGAAGCCCACCTGGCTCAGGTGGTTGGCCAAGAACGTGCGCGGACAAGAGGAGGTGTCGCGGGCGAACAGCAGCCAGCAGAAGATTGGCACATCATCACCCTTTTGCATGGAGGTGTGCAACTCCACGGCGCGGGCCAACATCAGCAGCTTGAGCGCCTCCATGAGGCCAAACTCGTCCTCTCCGCCCTGGAacagctcatcacacacacgcctgcggTCCTCGAGCCCAGAGGAATCTGCCACCGCAcgccactggacacacacacacacacacacatatatatatacagtatataagcaCTCAGAAACTCAGCATCCCTAAGGTATGACATGTTATTTTTTCCATATCAGTCAACATAGCATGTCAACAACTCAAGATCCAATCCACAACACAAATGAGAGTACCCATTTCTGAAGAAGGCCCAGGTAATGTTTCATCAGATCCACATCATTTTCAATCCCATTCATCGGCTTACATACGTCAGGAAACACCCATCCGTTAATCAGACCATGTTTAGACTCGAGCTCTTCCGCCATCTGGAAAAAAGGCAAAATTAAAGCAAAAATCTCATTATAATCATTGTCCAGACCTGAGGTGAGGTCAAAAATAGATATTGTGTGAATGTTTTGGcttattaaagagaaactatgcaggctTATccatttctttgctgttttcttgttttacgctggcaggtttctctgcagattCCCTTACAGCTTTAgcctgtatattttacaacattcctcaatcggtcagtctgccttctCATGAGCATGATTGCGAGGCTGCGAGACTTTTTGTCGGGCCCACCGGCCCAAAGTTGCAAGGGTAGAAGCGAGacggccaccattcaacccCAAAAAAGACATAACCAtccaatgactccaaagctgTTCAATTAAGGTAAACTGAGCCAAAAAAAACCTCCAAACCAAACCCCCGATACAGTGTGATGTGTAGTGCCTACTTACAACTTAAACATACCCGAATATGGTCAACAGTGAATCACATTTTCTCAACACAGTATTTTGCCATTTGGCTAACATCTCCAATTACACAGAATGAaacaaccattcaaaaataaaacatatgtgAATTTCCTGAGAGACACTGCCGTCCATTCAAAATAGGTCTGCGGTAACACACCCAACTATGTATATAGTCAGTCAGTACCCCCCAGGAGTGGAGGAGACGGCCGTACCAATGAGAAGCTCTCCTGCTGCAGCCAGTCAGGAAGCAGGGTGGTGCCCATCAGTGCTTGGTACAGGGAGGCTCGCAGGGCACAGTAGTTGTCTCCTCTCACCCGCCGGAGGCATCCGAAACTCTCGGAGAGCGCAGCGTAGCCCTGGATAATGACATATATGAGTGAAGGTGGCAGACAAGGAGCTAACAGGtataaaaacacttcaattagtTCTGTTACAGGAATATATTCTGCATCCACCCCAGGTCTGCACTAGTTTCACTGCAGTCTAATAGGCAACTCTTCTGACAGGATTCAAGCTAAAGCCTGACATTACGTATACTAACATAACGCTCGAGGCAGGCAAACCCTTAGGGGTCTTTTCTTAGACACACTGTACAATGCTAAATGTAATGCGAAGATGCAAACGAACCTTTCTGATGACAGCACTTTTGGTGGTTTGCCCTTTCCACTCCCTCTCACTGTACATCAAAATGGCCATGGGCGGCTCAAGGCTGCATTGGTCTTCCGGTAATGGAACTGTGTTGAAAGGATGATCAAGAGTTACAGGCAATATAAATGAAGAGACAACATATAATCAAAGCAGTCATTTAAAGTTATTTACTGGTCATTTCCAGCGATTTTTGCTTGTCCAGTTCTTCCTCAATCTCCTCCTCACCACGATAGAGATCTTCTTCACTGTAAGGAGGAAGGTGGAGTAAAATTAAATACAGACTGGCACACTAAGTCCTTCATCATTGTTACGACCCAGGTTTGTGTGGGCCGGAAAAAAACGCACATCAAATGACAtttccagaaatacatttatttatatcaGAAAACAAAATGCCGAGGGGGATGTGGGATCTGGTTAAGAATGGAATGAATGAGCGGAATGCCATCAGgaggacagagtgagagtggagAATAACTGATGTCTAGTGAGGGAAGTGTATGAGATAGGGactaggtgtgtgcgtgcgtgtgtgtgtgtgcatgcatgttgtgAGCGAGAGAacattatgtgtgtgggggCCGAAAAAGAGACCGAGCAAGTTGGTCTGGTTCTAGATGTGACTAGTTGTTAATTAAGGACCCTGACGTCTCACGCCAGCCAATGGGCTGCAAACACACCGACACTGGGGACAAGCAGTGCGTTTAGATTAAACTGACGTCCTCTTATTCATGTAAATGGCTGTGCAATTAACATACCAGTTCACAGCATTGCCGTCCGACTCCAGACTCATGCCAGCACTTCCAGGTCTCTCATCTAGACTACCGGCCACCAGCCCCCCAACTGCCGATTCGGCGGCAACAGTCTCTGCCTCCATTTCTAGCTCTTCCTGCTTGGACACCGAGGATGTCACTGCCTCTTTTTCCTCCGACAGATCGTCCAGTGAAGACAAGGTGGTCAGGCCAACCACATCTTGGGCATCAGAGTCTGCAGCGGGGTCCCTATACACAAATACAGgtacacaaaaatatgttttttatattCAAACTTTTTTGCTTTGATTATTGTGCATCATTTATGGAAAACAACTGAGACAGGTGTGCTGGACGGCCCCAGTAAAATCATGACGTACAATGTGAAAGTATTTTGGTCAGATCATAATATACCCTAATGAGTTACTATAATATAGAGCCTCATCTGCATGTCTGAATGCCTATTATTTGGATATTTAGACACCGGGGGCAGATACTATTATTTACACACATAATTCTGTTTTTGTACTACAAAAATACATCTTTACATACAATTCGGAAAATAGATTAACCAACCTAAGCCATTTGTTCTGATTAGTACCTTGTGAATGGAATTTTACACAGATGGTGTGAAACTGGCAACCGAAGTGTTGTGTCTGCATGTCTCAGATAGAAAACatctttggaattaaaacacaTCGCAAAATTCCACCTGTCTTTTAGTGCCATCTGTTGGTGGCAGCAGGTACTAACCTAATCTCAGTGTGTACATCTTTTTCAGTCGTAACTGAGGGGAGGGTGTTGTCCAAGTCTTCACCATTGCAGGGCTCCTCTGTGACACTCAGATCCTTGTCAGTCCTCTTTTTGTCCTGGTCATCTTGCACACTGACGGTTACAGGACTAGaggtggcaaaaaaaaaaatctcaatcaCTGATTTACATAATAACGACAGAAGGACAGAGCATTCATTTTATCTGGAAAATGTTGATCCTACAGCTCACACAACAATTCTTTGTGTGGCCTTCTATCATTGGTCTACAACAATTGCTGCCTGTCTGAACTAAACGCCATTCATTAGACGTAACAGAAGTCCAATTATGGGACTGAGCCAATCAAACTGCACTGACGGACTTACCTTTCAGAAGTGTCAGTGGTAgcggagttgagttcatgaccTCTCTCAGAGCATGATTCCTCCATACTGATCACAGGACCAACAtcgctgctgtgctgtgggatCGACTCAGCAAGCTTAGCATCTGCGTTGAGCACGGCAGGGGAGAGTGGCTGTTCATCCTCACTACTGTGCAGGGGCACATCTTGTTCACAGTCCTGGGCTACAGAGAGTCCAAACTGGACATGAGTGTCAGAGGAAGGAGACAACTCCTTGGCAGCCACAGTCAAATCTTCTTCAGCTGAGGAACTGGCAATCAACAGGCTTGCTTTCTTTATGTCTGGCTCAATGGTGGAAGGGTGCTCTTCAGGTACAATAACGACATCAGCGATTTCCTCGACAGACACACCCTCTGTAAGGGAACCATTTAAGTGCACAACAGCACCCTGTTCAAGTTCAGCAAGTACTTCATTCTTCTCTGGGGTTTTTGGCGGTGTAGTTCCATTTATCTCGGTTAAAACATCCTGAGCATCTACTTTAACAGAGCAGTCAGGGGCCTCAGGCACAACCTCAGGTGAAACAGCCTGGCTATCAGTAATGGTGGAAGTGGGCTGGCTATCAATCACGATAGCAGAAGTAGGATTCTCTAGATCCTCTGTGGCAGCAGTCTTGGTGTCagtgacggtgtcaatgacggTGGCAGCGGCTGGGCTTTCGATCACAGGAGCAACGGCATGGTTCTTGATCACGGCAGCAGCGGCTGGGCTTTCGATCACAGGAGCAACGGCATGGTTCTCGATCACGGCAGCAGTGTCCTGGCTCTCTAGTTTCTCAATGGGAACAGCCTGGGGCGTGATCGGAGTAGAATCAGCCTGGCTTTCGATTCCAATGAGAGCAGCCTGGCTATCGCTCACGGTGGAAGCGCACTTGCTCTCTAGCTTCTCAGCAGAAACAGCCTTGATCAGCGTGGGATCCGCCTGACTATTGCTCACAGCTGAAGCGTCCTCCTCACTTTCCAGCTTCTCTACGGAAACAGAGGAGCTCTCGGTCATGGCGACAGGcacctccatcttctccatgGACACAGCCTGGCTCTCCACCTTCTCAGGGAAAGCGTCCTGGGTTTCAACCCTTCCAGTGGATACATCCTGGGTTTGTGGTGCAGTGGATGCTGGGACATCCTCCTCTCCAGACACTTTGACAATCGTAGTGGCATCTGCCAGCACTTGTGACACCACTCCTGTAGCTGCCTCCTCCGGGTCTGGTAGTATACTTCTGTCCACAGCAGACGCTGTAGTCACAGGTACACTGGTAGCATCGGCTGATGCTTCAGGCGTCACCTGTGTGGGCAAGGCATCTGCCCTAACCTGCACATTTGCATCATCTGAGACCACCTCAGGTTGAGCGGGCTCCAGTGAATTACCTGCTTTCAACTGGTCGGTCGCCCGGTCATCTGTAGGTGAAGGTGTCTCAGAGCTGCAAAGAAGATTACGGTGAGATAAACAGAATTATTTGAGTAAGTTCTGGTGTGAAATCTAACTCTTCTGTTTTATCTGCATGGGAAGTAGTTTTATCTGTATGAgaagtactttttttttttttttttttacaaattgaCATAAATTTAGAAACGTGAACCCAGAGGAGTGCCCATTGTCTTACCTTTCTGCAGTGGTACAGTCTGTACTCCCTGGAACCCCGTCCAAATTTTTACTGGAGGTCTGCGGGCTCTGGACGGTATCACATAGCAGCCGCTGGCCCTCATCCTGCCGCTCACAGGGATTAGCAGGACAACAGCAACTAAATGCATTCCCCATGTTGGTTACTGGGACCTGGCTGAGGTGTCAGTCCAGGTCCTCAGGCAAGGGACGAAGCCCTTACTGGCATCCACGATGTGGACCGTCTGTTCTGTGTAAATAtggaaacacaaaaaaatgggaTATGATGAGAATACTGAATTTGCACACATGTTAACATCTTTATTCTGTCCCTCAGGAAAGACTGGATGGAGTCTAATGCCAACTTTCAATAACAGGCTTATAATGTAACAGTGTATACGAGAGGAAATGGTACTTTTGCATTAGGCCGAACACGCAGAAAGCTCATGATCAAGTTATTTATtgcctaggctactgttatcAGAAGGGAGGGCCAGGTTCCTCCAgaataaggtgaccagatgtcgaGACCAAAACGggccggggacataatcccagaAATGTGGGGgtaaaaaacggggacatttcagtttgactatcaatctgattgaaatacatacaagtattatcttcaaaaaacggggacatagttTTTCTGTAGGTGTTTTCCTGGGGACAGGcgaccaaaaacggggactgtcccctgaaaccggggacgtctagTCACCCTACTCCAGATTGTAACAAGAGGTGTCATACAAGTATAGTATAGAAGACAGTGGTGAGATTTATCTggattagcctacattaaatgGCCGCATAAGGTGTAGGCTACGCAATTTATAGGCCTACGATAGGGTTGTTTCTCTGAACAAGTGCAACCAAAGTGTCTCTGGTGCAACTAGCCAGCGccgtgcacacaaacagacagaaacaagTTAGATACGTAGGCTACATTGACTTggtctactactactaccaggCAGTCAGAATTCTTGtgaaaaacatagcctactctaaCCCTAAAGCATTTCAAATACACATTCCAGTGAGTGTAGTGAGTGGCCAAGAGCAGACACCAAAATAATATGTAAACCAGCCAGGCGTGCTAGTACCAGGCATGCAGTTGAACGGACGTGAGCGGAATGAAATCATACGTTTACGTACAGTAGCCTGTTGTAGACTactagcctactatcaaaatcgTAGAAATGCCTTTTGCTATACGATATATGAAATATTGATGCTCCATAAGGTTGGCAATTAAACAATCAGAAATCCATAAAATAATAGCTCAATGCGAGTGTTATTACCACCACTGCAACATTGTGAAGATTAACAATCGCCTCGTGAGAGAGTGGGCGTCAGTCGAGTTAGGGTGTGTTAGAAGGATTCAAGAGTATCGTAATCCAGTTTCTAACCAATGTAAGCACAAATGCAACCAAAAAAATGTAGTCATATGGATTTCGTTTAATTTCCTACCCGCTCCCGAAGCTCCCCTGGTTCTTGTTTGATATATGACGAACCGCGTTTGCCACCAGGAAGTTTCGTAGATTTCAAGTCACAGCAGTTTCACTTTCCGACAACTAGAGGCTGAACTGCGCTTTGAGCCTTTGACACAATGTTGCTGCAGGGTTCACAAACGGAAACATGTCTAGGTCTAGGACCCCCAACCGCAACAGTTAGCCATCTGTATTCTCTGAAATTGTAGCCAGGTCCACTATGGGTTTTTTgtgcttgttttatgggtgaaaagggcatcatctttttaaaatgataaacCTCAATTTTATAAATTTAAGCAAATTATTCTGCAGACCCCTTTGCTATGGGTCAcagaccccactttgagaaccacttcTTTAGGTAGACTGTCGGTCTCTGGAGATTCTCTGACAGAACTGCATGCTATTCTTCCTTGCTTCGTCCAACAACCAAGAGATTGCGAATCCATTTTAAGAAGCTTGGAAAACAGTCAAAGGATTCTAAGGTCATGAAAGATTTATTGTGTAATTTGTTACCATGGATTTTTTTGGTAAAGATACTGCTTAATAAGacctacagtgcctatagaaagttatcatacccttttgaaatagttactttttttgtcttacagcctgaaatcaaaacccatgttaaaaaaaaaatcttttccagttttatttacaaatgcagctgtacaacatcaaaataatgaaaacaaagtcaacagttctgaaaattaataaaaaaataaaaactagaataacagggttggaaaagtcatcataccccagacttaatagcctactttgtcaagcttccttttgctttcattacagccatcaatctgtttggatatgtctctattatagctttgcacacctagacaggggaatatttgccctttttccgtgcagaattgttaaaatttagtcaaattctgtagggaatggcgatggactgctctcttcaagtcaatccacatattttctataggatttaagtcagggctctgactttgccactcaaggatattcaccatcctatccttaagccactgctttgttcttttggcagtatgtttaggatttttgtcatgttggaaggcgaatgacctccccatcctcagctgtttaggagagggacgcaggatttcctcaagaattttggtgtacttggcagcatccattttcccttctatcctgaccaattgcccagtccccgctgaagagaaacatccccaaaacataatgttgcccccaccatgcttcaaagtaggtatggtgtgttttgggtgtgtttgggtgtgtatattgtgtttggttagcgtctggagctcagtccaaaaacttcaatcttagtctccaaaaagttcgatcttagtctcatctgaccatataagctttttccacatggtagcagaatattccagatgtgtttttgcactgaactccaagcgcaatgtttggcgaaaaccaacacagtacaccacccaaaacacaccatacctagtgtgaagcatggtgggggcaacattatgttgtggggatgcttaaggcatatttatttaatatgcacttagtcctttgagtttgtgatgtgttatggtttgtataatagtattgttttgttataatttgtctattgatagaatttgaaatttattttgctattgtccttaaatttagccataccatactttagttattattattatatataattaactgagtgacttatttgattgctattctcatttcactgttttatttctcattaggttagtgcttaaaattattgttttactgataatattactattctccctagtttgtaattgttcactgttaatttaatttgtattgttatttatttgtatgtcgctttggacaaaggcgtctgctaaataaccatagccatagccatagccatagccatagccatgtttcttttcagcgggaactgggca
This is a stretch of genomic DNA from Sardina pilchardus chromosome 19, fSarPil1.1, whole genome shotgun sequence. It encodes these proteins:
- the LOC134065691 gene encoding uncharacterized protein LOC134065691, with protein sequence MGNAFSCCCPANPCERQDEGQRLLCDTVQSPQTSSKNLDGVPGSTDCTTAESSETPSPTDDRATDQLKAGNSLEPAQPEVVSDDANVQVRADALPTQVTPEASADATSVPVTTASAVDRSILPDPEEAATGVVSQVLADATTIVKVSGEEDVPASTAPQTQDVSTGRVETQDAFPEKVESQAVSMEKMEVPVAMTESSSVSVEKLESEEDASAVSNSQADPTLIKAVSAEKLESKCASTVSDSQAALIGIESQADSTPITPQAVPIEKLESQDTAAVIENHAVAPVIESPAAAAVIKNHAVAPVIESPAAATVIDTVTDTKTAATEDLENPTSAIVIDSQPTSTITDSQAVSPEVVPEAPDCSVKVDAQDVLTEINGTTPPKTPEKNEVLAELEQGAVVHLNGSLTEGVSVEEIADVVIVPEEHPSTIEPDIKKASLLIASSSAEEDLTVAAKELSPSSDTHVQFGLSVAQDCEQDVPLHSSEDEQPLSPAVLNADAKLAESIPQHSSDVGPVISMEESCSERGHELNSATTDTSESPVTVSVQDDQDKKRTDKDLSVTEEPCNGEDLDNTLPSVTTEKDVHTEIRDPAADSDAQDVVGLTTLSSLDDLSEEKEAVTSSVSKQEELEMEAETVAAESAVGGLVAGSLDERPGSAGMSLESDGNAVNCEEDLYRGEEEIEEELDKQKSLEMTIPLPEDQCSLEPPMAILMYSEREWKGQTTKSAVIRKGYAALSESFGCLRRVRGDNYCALRASLYQALMGTTLLPDWLQQESFSLMAEELESKHGLINGWVFPDVCKPMNGIENDVDLMKHYLGLLQKWWRAVADSSGLEDRRRVCDELFQGGEDEFGLMEALKLLMLARAVELHTSMQKGDDVPIFCWLLFARDTSSCPRTFLANHLSQVGFSGGLEQVEMFLLGYALRHTIKAYRLYMAETEEFITHYPDDHVQDWPCLCLVTEDDRHYNVAVGESACPQDALSGGPQ